A stretch of DNA from Flavobacteriaceae bacterium MAR_2009_75:
GGGTATGCTATACCCACTATACACATGGGTATCCATACGAATTCCATGTCCACCTGGCATATGTAAAGTGGTTATTCTACCAGGGCTAGGTCTAAAGTTGTTGTACGGGTCTTCCGCATTGATACGGCATTCAATAGAATGAAGTTTCGGCAAATAGTTTTTACCTGAAATAGGCACTCCACCGGCTACCAATATCTGCTCACGAATTAAATCATAATCAATCACCTGCTCAGTTATAGGGTGCTCTACCTGAATACGGGTATTCATCTCCATAAAATAGAAATTTCGGTGTTTGTCGACCAAAAATTCTATGGTGCCAGCCCCTTCATATTTTATAAATTCAGCAGCTTTGACCGCAGCCTTGCCCATTTCATCGCGAAGTTTATCGGTCATAAAGGGGGAAGGTGTTTCCTCTGTTAATTTTTGATGACGGCGCTGTATAGAACAATCCCTCTCAGAAAGGTGGCAAGCTTTGCCATATTGATCCCCAACGATTTGAATTTCGATATGTCGAGGCTCTTCGATCAGCTTTTCCATATACATACCTCCGTTGCCAAAGGCTGCAGTAGCTTCTTGAACGGCACTTTCAAAAAGATCTTGCATTTGCTCTTCTTTCCATACCGCGCGCATTCCTTTACCACCGCCACCGGCGGTTGCCTTGATCATAACGGGGTAACCCATTTTTTTGGCAGTCTTTATGGCATCAGCAACATCTTTCAATAAGCCCTCTGAACCCGGAACGGTAGGAACGCCGGCCTCTTTCATTGTTTTCTTTGCAGAAGATTTATCGCCCATTCGGTCGATATGCTCACCAGATGCGCCAATGAACTTGATATCGTGCTCAGCGCAAATTTTTGAAAACTTAGAGTTTTCAGAAAGAAAACCATAACCTGGGTGAATCGCGTCGGCATTAGTAATTTCAGCCGCCGCAATAATATTTGGAATTTTAAGGTAAGATTCACTACTGGGCGCCGGACCTATACACACCGCCTCATCTGCGAAACGTACATGTAAACTTTCTTCATCTGCCTTAGAGTATACGGCAACGGTCTTAATACCCATTTCTTTACAGGTTCTAATTACCCGTAATGCTATCTCTCCCCTATTGGCAATCAGTATTTTTTTGAACATAACTTTTAAAATTAAAAGCCAAATTGCAAGTGCTGAACTCCAGATGATAAAACTGGAATTCAGGTTTTGTTATTTGGGGTTTCTAAACTATGAAGGGTCTACCAAAAATAAGGGTTGGTCAAATTCTACCGGTGAAGAATCTTCGACCAAAATCTTCACAATTTTACCCGAAACTTCAGATTCGATATCATTGAATAATTTCATTGCCTCTATGACACATAGAACATCACCTTGACCTATG
This window harbors:
- a CDS encoding acetyl-CoA carboxylase biotin carboxylase subunit, with the translated sequence MFKKILIANRGEIALRVIRTCKEMGIKTVAVYSKADEESLHVRFADEAVCIGPAPSSESYLKIPNIIAAAEITNADAIHPGYGFLSENSKFSKICAEHDIKFIGASGEHIDRMGDKSSAKKTMKEAGVPTVPGSEGLLKDVADAIKTAKKMGYPVMIKATAGGGGKGMRAVWKEEQMQDLFESAVQEATAAFGNGGMYMEKLIEEPRHIEIQIVGDQYGKACHLSERDCSIQRRHQKLTEETPSPFMTDKLRDEMGKAAVKAAEFIKYEGAGTIEFLVDKHRNFYFMEMNTRIQVEHPITEQVIDYDLIREQILVAGGVPISGKNYLPKLHSIECRINAEDPYNNFRPSPGRITTLHMPGGHGIRMDTHVYSGYSIPPNYDSMIAKLITTAQTREEAINKMRRALDEFVIEGIKTTIPFHRQLMDHPDYLAGNYTTKFMEDFKMKPEQED